One stretch of Saccharopolyspora erythraea DNA includes these proteins:
- a CDS encoding SixA phosphatase family protein, with protein sequence MTGENRTLIVCRHAKADRPDGGSDFERPLADRGRKDAPAAGKWMRHNAPGVELVVCSPALRAKQTWELLSGELASGPTVRYEQDVYDATTGDLLAVVNGLPEIVRTVLLVGHNPGFEGLVSLLTGRTHEMRTAAVAVLSGPGDWSEIAPGWAELVGSTVPRG encoded by the coding sequence ACGCCAAGGCCGACCGGCCCGACGGCGGGTCCGACTTCGAGCGTCCGCTCGCCGACCGCGGGCGCAAGGACGCGCCCGCCGCGGGCAAGTGGATGCGCCACAACGCGCCGGGCGTCGAGCTCGTCGTCTGCTCCCCCGCGCTGCGGGCCAAGCAGACCTGGGAGCTGCTGTCCGGAGAGCTCGCGTCCGGGCCGACGGTGCGCTATGAGCAGGACGTCTACGACGCCACCACGGGTGATCTGCTCGCGGTGGTCAACGGGCTGCCCGAGATCGTGCGCACGGTGCTGCTGGTCGGGCACAACCCGGGCTTCGAGGGGCTGGTCTCGCTGCTGACCGGGCGGACGCACGAGATGCGCACCGCTGCGGTCGCGGTCCTCAGCGGCCCCGGCGACTGGTCGGAGATCGCGCCGGGGTGGGCGGAACTGGTGGGCTCGACCGTTCCTCGCGGCTGA
- a CDS encoding RidA family protein produces the protein MSRLITNPAGLHDPVPFGYSHVVEATGGNPVFIAGQYGSGEDGQVVSPGFAEQVERAFSNLGTALAAVGLTFEHVVRVGTYVVDHDADKLQVLAGQVARIWGDRPPAQTLIGVAALALPGMLFEIDAVAIRPA, from the coding sequence ATGTCCCGCCTCATCACCAATCCCGCCGGCCTGCACGATCCGGTCCCGTTCGGCTACAGCCACGTCGTCGAGGCCACCGGCGGGAACCCGGTGTTCATCGCCGGCCAGTACGGCTCCGGCGAGGACGGCCAGGTCGTCTCGCCCGGCTTCGCCGAGCAGGTCGAACGGGCCTTCTCCAACCTCGGGACCGCGCTGGCGGCCGTCGGGCTGACCTTCGAGCACGTCGTGCGCGTCGGCACCTACGTCGTCGACCACGACGCGGACAAGCTCCAGGTGCTCGCCGGGCAGGTCGCGCGCATCTGGGGTGACCGGCCGCCCGCGCAGACCCTGATCGGGGTGGCCGCGCTGGCCCTGCCGGGCATGCTCTTCGAGATCGACGCCGTCGCCATCCGGCCCGCGTGA
- a CDS encoding cysteine hydrolase family protein yields the protein MNRALVVIDVQESFRQRPNWAAISEPRIAAQVGRLVRMARDAGDLVVWVLHTEPGTGNVFDPESGFVRLLEGLQPRSGEPVLTKTSHNAFTTTNLQQALTAHGIRELVVCGIRTEQCCETTARVASDYGYDVTFAIDATATQPIPHWDAPADRPLAEVLADPRTLGTDEIIARTRYALAGRFATIATVDELTGATTPVG from the coding sequence GTGAACAGAGCACTCGTCGTGATCGACGTCCAGGAATCCTTCCGGCAGCGCCCGAACTGGGCGGCCATCTCCGAGCCGCGGATCGCCGCCCAGGTCGGCCGGCTGGTGCGGATGGCCCGCGACGCGGGGGACCTCGTGGTGTGGGTCCTGCACACCGAGCCCGGCACCGGCAACGTCTTCGATCCCGAAAGCGGGTTCGTGCGCCTGCTCGAGGGCCTTCAGCCGCGGTCCGGTGAGCCGGTGCTGACCAAGACCTCGCACAACGCGTTCACCACCACGAACCTCCAGCAGGCGCTGACCGCCCACGGCATCCGCGAGCTGGTCGTGTGCGGCATCCGCACCGAGCAGTGCTGCGAGACCACGGCGCGCGTGGCGTCGGACTACGGCTACGACGTCACCTTCGCCATCGACGCGACGGCGACGCAGCCGATCCCGCACTGGGACGCACCGGCCGACCGGCCGCTGGCCGAGGTCCTCGCCGACCCGCGCACCCTCGGCACCGACGAGATCATCGCCCGCACCCGCTACGCCCTCGCGGGCCGGTTCGCCACCATCGCCACCGTCGACGAGCTCACCGGCGCGACCACCCCGGTAGGCTGA
- a CDS encoding GlxA family transcriptional regulator, producing the protein MTRVVFVLVPGVHLLDLAGPAQVFSTAARQGLGYTLHYVAEQESVPTAQSLPVRAETGWPELSADDLVVVPGWQCDFLPRAAVLSEAQLRGLRGHHARGGTVASVCSGADALGRAGLLDGRRCTTHHELQDQLAARYPRAHVVRDVLYTLDDRVVTSAGIASGIDVALHLVATGHGPAAAARIARAMVVYARRNGDEPQASAMLRHRGHLSDAVHRVQDLLDARFAERLPLARLAAEAGCSERTLTRGFTRATGLTPLRYQQLLRLERAEHLIGQGATVDAAARSVGFEDGRMLRRLRSRAADA; encoded by the coding sequence GTGACCCGCGTCGTCTTCGTACTCGTCCCCGGCGTGCACCTGCTCGATCTCGCGGGCCCCGCGCAGGTGTTCTCCACCGCCGCCCGGCAGGGCCTCGGCTACACCCTGCACTACGTGGCCGAGCAGGAGTCGGTGCCGACCGCGCAGTCGCTCCCGGTGCGAGCCGAGACCGGGTGGCCCGAGCTGTCCGCGGATGACCTCGTCGTCGTTCCCGGGTGGCAGTGCGATTTCCTGCCGCGTGCGGCCGTGCTGTCCGAGGCGCAGCTGCGCGGACTGCGCGGGCACCACGCGCGGGGCGGCACCGTCGCCAGCGTGTGCTCCGGCGCCGACGCGCTGGGCCGGGCCGGGCTGCTCGACGGCCGCCGCTGCACCACCCACCACGAGCTGCAGGACCAGCTGGCCGCGCGGTACCCGCGGGCCCACGTCGTGCGCGACGTCCTCTACACCCTCGACGACCGGGTGGTCACCTCCGCGGGCATCGCCAGCGGGATCGACGTCGCGCTGCACCTGGTCGCCACCGGGCACGGGCCGGCCGCGGCGGCCCGCATCGCCCGCGCGATGGTCGTCTACGCCCGTCGCAACGGTGACGAGCCGCAGGCCAGCGCCATGCTGCGGCACCGCGGCCACCTCAGCGACGCGGTGCACCGCGTGCAGGACCTGCTCGACGCGCGGTTCGCCGAGCGGCTGCCGCTGGCGCGGCTGGCCGCCGAGGCCGGGTGCAGCGAGCGGACGCTGACGCGCGGCTTCACGCGGGCGACCGGGCTCACGCCGCTGCGCTACCAGCAGTTGCTGCGCCTGGAGCGGGCCGAGCACCTGATCGGCCAGGGCGCGACTGTCGACGCGGCGGCCCGGTCCGTCGGGTTCGAGGACGGCCGCATGCTGCGGCGCCTGCGCTCACGCGCCGCGGACGCGTGA
- a CDS encoding acyl-CoA dehydrogenase family protein produces MTTLDSTGTERPQVDAQQARQVAEEARQTRWDRPSFGRELFMGRLRLDLIDPLPEGAVLPEGERFLSRLREFCETRIDAALIEREARVPDEVINGLRDLGAFGIKIPRNYGGLGLPAVYYHRALMLVGTTSPAIGALLSAHQSIGVPQPVKMFGTEEQKREFLPRCVREITAFLLTEPDVGSDPARLATSAVPSEDGESYTLNGVKLWTTNGVLADLLVVMARVPKSEGHRGGVTAFVVEAGAPGITVENRNSFLGLRGIENGVTRLHDVVVPARNRIGGEGEGLKIALTTLNTGRLSLPAMCTAAAKWCARIAREWSAQRVQWGRPVGAHEAIASKISFITATAFALEAVLEVSGRLADADRHDIRIEAALAKLYSSELAWQIADELVQVRGGRGYETAESLVARGERGVPVEQLLRDMRINRIFEGSSEIMHLLIAREAVDVHLSVAGDIIDPKADMRRKARAVARAGGFYARWLPGLAVGRGQLPTSFAEYGRLAGHLRYVERASRRIARQTFYGMSRWQGAMENRQLFLGRIVDIGAELFAMSATCVYATSVNQEASGVELADAFCRQARRRVEELFGRLWHNTDAADRTLAERALDGRYDWLDEGVLDPSIEGPWIAEATPGPTSRPDQRRIVEPD; encoded by the coding sequence ATGACCACGTTGGACTCCACCGGTACCGAACGTCCGCAGGTGGACGCGCAGCAGGCCAGGCAGGTCGCCGAAGAGGCGCGGCAGACCCGATGGGACCGCCCGAGCTTCGGACGCGAGCTGTTCATGGGCAGACTGCGCCTGGACCTGATCGACCCACTGCCCGAAGGCGCGGTGCTGCCCGAGGGCGAGCGCTTCCTGTCCCGGCTGCGGGAGTTCTGCGAGACTCGGATCGACGCCGCGCTCATCGAGCGGGAGGCGCGGGTGCCCGACGAGGTCATCAACGGCCTGCGCGACCTCGGCGCCTTCGGCATCAAGATCCCCAGGAACTACGGTGGCCTCGGGCTGCCCGCCGTCTACTACCACCGCGCGCTCATGCTGGTCGGGACCACGAGCCCGGCCATCGGCGCGCTGCTGTCGGCGCACCAGTCCATCGGCGTGCCGCAGCCGGTCAAGATGTTCGGCACCGAGGAGCAGAAGCGCGAGTTCCTGCCCCGCTGCGTCCGCGAGATCACCGCCTTCCTGCTCACCGAGCCCGACGTCGGCAGCGACCCGGCGCGGCTGGCCACCAGCGCGGTGCCCAGCGAGGACGGCGAGAGCTACACGCTCAACGGCGTGAAGCTGTGGACCACCAACGGCGTGCTGGCCGACCTGCTGGTGGTGATGGCCCGGGTGCCGAAGTCCGAGGGGCACCGCGGCGGTGTGACGGCCTTCGTCGTGGAGGCCGGGGCGCCGGGCATCACGGTGGAGAACCGCAACTCCTTCCTCGGCCTGCGCGGCATCGAGAACGGCGTGACCCGGCTGCACGACGTCGTGGTCCCGGCGCGCAACCGCATCGGAGGCGAGGGCGAGGGCCTCAAGATCGCGCTGACCACGCTGAACACCGGGCGGCTGTCGCTGCCCGCGATGTGCACGGCCGCCGCGAAGTGGTGCGCCCGCATCGCCCGCGAGTGGTCGGCGCAGCGCGTGCAGTGGGGGCGGCCGGTCGGCGCGCACGAGGCGATCGCCAGCAAGATCTCGTTCATCACCGCAACCGCGTTCGCGCTGGAGGCCGTGCTCGAGGTCTCGGGCCGGCTGGCCGACGCCGACCGCCACGACATCCGCATCGAGGCGGCGCTGGCCAAGCTCTACAGCTCGGAGCTGGCTTGGCAGATCGCCGACGAGCTCGTGCAGGTGCGCGGAGGCCGCGGTTACGAGACCGCCGAGTCGCTGGTCGCGCGCGGCGAGCGCGGAGTACCGGTCGAGCAGCTGCTGCGCGACATGCGGATCAACCGGATCTTCGAGGGCTCCAGCGAGATCATGCACCTGCTGATCGCCCGCGAGGCGGTCGACGTCCACCTCTCGGTCGCCGGGGACATCATCGACCCGAAGGCGGACATGCGGCGCAAGGCCCGCGCGGTGGCCAGGGCGGGCGGCTTCTACGCCCGCTGGCTGCCGGGCCTCGCGGTCGGCCGGGGACAACTGCCGACCAGCTTCGCCGAGTACGGGCGGCTGGCCGGCCACCTGCGCTACGTCGAGCGTGCCAGCAGGCGCATCGCGCGACAGACCTTCTACGGCATGTCGCGGTGGCAGGGGGCCATGGAGAACCGCCAGCTCTTCCTCGGGCGCATCGTCGACATCGGCGCCGAACTGTTCGCGATGAGCGCGACCTGCGTCTACGCCACGTCGGTGAACCAGGAGGCCTCGGGCGTGGAGCTGGCGGACGCGTTCTGCCGCCAGGCGCGGCGGCGCGTCGAGGAGCTGTTCGGCAGGCTCTGGCACAACACCGACGCGGCCGACCGCACGCTGGCCGAGCGCGCGCTCGACGGCAGGTACGACTGGCTCGACGAGGGCGTGCTCGACCCGTCGATCGAGGGACCGTGGATCGCTGAGGCGACACCCGGCCCGACCTCACGACCGGACCAGCGGCGCATCGTTGAGCCCGACTGA